The DNA sequence aaaaagttagtaatgcagttgtttttttttggttcattattggtgttgtttgttttatattttgattgtaaTAGCTATGCTTTTGCAATGCTGTACAATGATGCGGTCATGCAAAACTATTACTATACTACACCTACCACacgtactacagatactacagatACAACAGGTACTACACatgctacaggtactacacctactacagatactactgatactacacctactacagcaactacagcttcTAGAGGTACTACatctactacagatactacaggtactacagatactacacctactacggctactacaggtactacaggcactataggtactacagctactacagctactacagctactacagacaCTACAGatgctacaggtactacacctactacagcaactacacctactacacctactacaggtactacacctactacagacactacagatactacaggtactacagctactacagctactacagctactacacctactacagctactacacctactacacctactacacctactacaggtactacaggtactacagccactacaggtactatagctactacagccactacaggtactacagctactacaggtactacaggtactacagctactacagccactacagatactacaggtactacaggtactatgggtactacaggtactacaggtactacagctactacaggtactacagctactacagctactacacctactacaggtactacaggtactacagttactacacctactactgctactacagctactacaggtactataggtactacagctactacagctactacaggtactacaggtactacaggtactacagctactacagttactacagctactacaggtactacagctactacaggtactacacctactacaggtactacaggtactacagttactactgctactactgctactacagctactacaggtactacaggtactacagctactacagctactacagctactacaggtactacagctactacaggtactacagctactacagctactacagctcctacaggtactacagccactacagctacaacagctactacaggtgctacaggtactacagctactacacctactacagctactacaggtactacagccactacagctactacaggtactacaggtactacaggtactacaggtactacacctactacagctactacagctactacaggtactacaggtactacaggtactacagctactacagctactacagctactacagctactacaggtactacagccactacagctaccacagctactacagctactacacctactacagctactacaggtactacagccactacagcaactacagctactacaggtactacagctactacaactactacagctactacaggtactacagaaactacagctactacagctaccacaggtactacaggtaccacagctactacagctactacacctactacagctactacagctactacagctactacagctactacagctactacagctactacaggtactacaggtactacaggtactactacagctactacagctactacagctactacaggtactacaggtactacagctactacaggtactacaggtactacaggtactactacagctactacacccactacacccactacaggtactacaggtactacaggtactacacctactacaggtactacaggtactacagctactacaggtactacagctactactacaggtactacacctactacaggtactacagctactacaggtactacagctactacaggtactacagctattacaggtactacagctactacaggtactacagctattACAGGTACTACACAGGCACTATACCGTAGTACAGCACTAACAGTAATGGGCGGTGTCCCGGGACATTTTGGGCAGTCTTACACCAACACTACCCCAAAAACAAGTTATTCACGTATATTTTGGAGAATAAGAGTCAAGTGAATTATGCCTTTTCCCATACAAAATACCTGAAATTGAATATTTTTATCTCAAAAACATCAATCATTATCATATGAGGAACACGTGATTATCTACCTTGTCGAAAGGATTTGTTGTTCTGTTTCTACACTGTACATTTATACATAATCAGTGCTGTGTTAACTTAAGTCACTGTATAAGTTTTACTGAGCCCAGATTGACACCAGTGCTAAACATTTCCAATTTTTAGCAATATGTAAACCAGGTAaggatttaaaaaaagcaacttcCCTTCAATCTTTTTATAGGACATATAAAGGATGGATTCAAGAGAAGACCAAGAAACAACAACtcagaaaaaaaacagaaacataaaaaagaaaagcataCCCAAGAATAAGAAGAATCCTGGACTTACTCAGGAAACTGGAGTTAAACCTCATCTGTGCAAGCTTTGCAATAAGTATTTTAGCAATTTGAAGCGACATGAACAAACTCATGCTGGAGTGAAACCTTATCAATGCAACTTTTGTGAGAAGTCCTTTGCCCATTCAGTAACTCGTAAGCGGCATGAATGTCTACACACTGGAGTTAAACCTTATAAGTGCAACTACTGTGATAAGTGCTTTATCACTGATTGGCTTCGGAAGGATCATGAACATATCCACACTGGACTGAGACCATACAAGTGCAACTTCTGTGACAAAATCTTTCGGCATTCATCAAATTTGCGTGCCCATGTACGTCTGCACACAGGAGTAAAACCTTATCAGTGCAAGTATTGTGATAAGAGCTTTTCTCAGAAAGTATGTTGCAAGAAGCATGAATTTATACACACAGGGGAAAGACCATTCAAGTGCAAGTACTGTGATAAGAGCTTTTCTCAGAAACTATGTTGCAAGAAGCATGAATTTATACACACAGGAGAAACACCTTTCAAGTGCAAGTACTGTGATAAGGGCTTCACGCACTCTTCTGATTATAAGCGTCACGAACGCATTCACACAGGGATAAAACCTTTTAAGTGCAAGTACTGTGATAAGTGCTTCATGTACCCTTCTGATTGTGAGCGGCATGAACGCATTCACACAGGGGTGAAACCTTACAAGTGCAAGTATTGTGATAAGCACTAT is a window from the Porites lutea chromosome 10, jaPorLute2.1, whole genome shotgun sequence genome containing:
- the LOC140950417 gene encoding uncharacterized protein isoform X1, which translates into the protein MDSREDQETTTQKKNRNIKKKSIPKNKKNPGLTQETGVKPHLCKLCNKYFSNLKRHEQTHAGVKPYQCNFCEKSFAHSVTRKRHECLHTGVKPYKCNYCDKCFITDWLRKDHEHIHTGLRPYKCNFCDKIFRHSSNLRAHVRLHTGVKPYQCKYCDKSFSQKVCCKKHEFIHTGERPFKCKYCDKSFSQKLCCKKHEFIHTGETPFKCKYCDKGFTHSSDYKRHERIHTGIKPFKCKYCDKCFMYPSDCERHERIHTGVKPYKCKYCDKHYSQLSTCKIHELTHSGLTHTALKRFQCKYCDKGFVYQSTCRQHESTHTRTQPHECSYCEKQFTTAKSCKEHERTHTGVKPYKCKHCDKCFTRSTLCKQHEMYHSGLKPFKCNYCDKCFKSRPNRRQHELRHERKGESMVQSLTVLVSAPVADN